The Anopheles coluzzii chromosome 2, AcolN3, whole genome shotgun sequence genome window below encodes:
- the LOC120948755 gene encoding uncharacterized protein LOC120948755 → MKIILAALVLALFGTVCSSYAIDCADVWDEESIAEMMEDDKKYEEWLRAGHHHDAVYGEEEHDVHHEENDNAGQAESSEEDEAAHVHDGEHGQHDEATNVAHSAEKHRQQRDAPLLAEEQPVAGQLLEEEPSDLETAETHLFRPVFRYKSQYTERRRVRAPNGGGDANFAPTQS, encoded by the exons ATGAAGATT ATTTTGGCAGCTTTGGTGCTGGCGTTGTTCGGGACGGTATGCAGCAGCTACGCCATCGACTGTGCGGATGTGTGGGATGAGGAGAGCATTGCCGAGATGATGGAGGATGATAAAAAGTACGAGGAATGGCTCCGAGCTGGTCACCACCATGATGCTGTGTATGGGGAGGAGGAACATGATGTCCATCATGAGGAGAACGACAACGCCGGTCAGGCAGAGTCAAGCGAAGAGGATGAGGCAGCGCATGTACACGATGGTGAACACGGTCAGCACGATGAAGCGACGAACGTGGCACACTCCGCAGAAAAGCACAGGCAGCAGCGTGATGCACCGCTGTTAGCTGAGGAACAACCAGTTGCCGGTCAGCTGTTGGAGGAAGAACCGTCCGACCTGGAAACCGCCGAAACGCATCTCTTCCGACCGGTGTTCCGGTACAAGTCGCAGTACACGGAAAGACGTCGGGTGCGAGCGCCGAACGGTGGCGGAGATGCCAATTTTGCACCTACTCAATCATAA